The Bacillus sp. NEB1478 genome contains the following window.
CCAGTTTTTCTCCGCCGGAAGATTGGTAGACAGGTGTTACGGTTTTCTTTTTCGGACTCATGAAGGAAGGCGTTGATCCTCCGCCAGAACGAGCAGATGAACCCCATGGTACAGAAGGCTTGTCTTTCACTTCTGATTCTAGTAGTTCACTCGGAATTTCCGCGATAAAACGAGATTCCGGGTTCGTCGTCGTACGGCCGTATAATGTACGCATTCTTGCATTTGTCAGGAAGAGTTCTTCTTCAGCACGTGTGATTCCAACGTATGCGAGGCGGCGCTCTTCTTCCATCTCGTTTTCTTCAAACAATGCACGGCTATGAGGGAATACCCCTTCTTCCAGCCCCATTAGGAAGACCATCGGGAACTCAAGACCTTTTGCTGAGTGAAGCGTCATGAGTACAACCGCTTCTTTCGGCTTCTCTTCATTCGGGTCTTCATCAAGCTTATCAATATCCGCTACAAGCGCTAAATCTGTTAAAAAAGCAATCAGTGACTTATCTTCTTGTTTCTTTTCAAAATCATTCGTAACGGAGATGAATTCATCAATATTTTCTAAACGGCTTTGTGCTTCGATTGTTTTTTCTGCCTTTAACACTTCTCTGTAGCCTGTTTTATCGAGTACTTCTTCAACAAGCTCTGTTACAGATAAATATTCTTGCTGCCGCGTCCAGTTCGTGATCTGCTCGGCAAATTCTTTCAGCGTGTTGGCAGCCCGTGCCGTTAAACCGATCTGCTCCACTTCTTGCAATGCTTGATACATGGATAAATCATTCAACGCAGCATATTGAGCCACTTTATCGACGGATGATGCACCGATTCCGCGTTTCGGTACATTAATGATTCGCTGTAAGCTGATGTCATCGTCCGGGTTTGAGATGAGACGAAGATACGCAAGAATGTCTTTAATCTCTTTTCTGTCATAGAACTTCGTGCCGCCGACGATGTTATAAGGAATGTTCGATTTCATTAAAACTTCCTCAATAACACGCGATTGTGCATTCGTACGATAAAGAATCGCAACATCATTGTATGAACGTTTCCCGGCAGAGACGGCTTCACGGATTTTACCTGTTACATAAAAGCTTTCTCCCTGCTCGTCGTCCCCTTGGTAATACGTAATTTGTGCTCCATCCATATTATCTGTCCAAAGATTCTTCGGCTTGCGGTTCATGTTGTTTTCAATGACTTTATTCGCCGCTTGCAGAATCTTTTTCGTTGAACGATAGTTTTGTTCCAGCAAGATTACTTTTGCATCATCATAATCTTTTTCAAAGGATAAAATGTTAGCAATATCCGCACCGCGCCATCCATAAATAGACTGATCAGAATCCCCTACAACACAAAGGTTGCGGAAACGGTCTGCCAGCATTTTAACGAGCATGTACTGCGCACGGTTCGTATCCTGATACTCATCCACGTGAATATATTGAAACTTGCGCTGATAAAATTCCAGCACTTCAGGTACTTTCGCAAACAATTGAATCGTCGTCATGATAAGGTCATCAAAATCAAGCGCCTGATTCTTTCTTAAGCGCTTTTCATAGTTTTCATAAACTTCTTTTACGACACCTTCAAAATGACCGTTCGCTACTTTCGCAAAATCAGCTGCTGTTTTCAGTTCATTTTTCAATGAAGAGATTTGGCTTAAGATTCCTCTTGGTTCATATTTCTTAGGATCATAGTTTAAATCTTTCAAAACCGCTTTTACGACCGATAATTGATCTGTCGCATCTAAAATCGTGAAGTTTCGGTTAAATCCGATTCTATCGATATCACGGCGCAAAATTCTAACGCACATCGAGTGAAACGTTGAAATCCAGATTTCTTCTGCCACTGGACCTGTAATCTTCGCAACACGTTCCTTCATTTCTCTTGCTGCTTTGTTTGTGAACGTGATCGCCAGAATGTTCCATGGCGCCACTTCTTTTTCCATCATTAAATACGCGATTCTGTGTGTCAGAACGCGCGTCTTACCGCTTCCCGCTCCAGCCATTAAGAGCAATGGCCCGTCTGTATGTTTTACTGCCTCTTTTTGCTCTGGGTTCAACCCTGTTAATAGTTTTTCAATCAATTGATGCATACTCATTTTCCATTCACCGCCCGAACGTATATTCTTATTTTATTTTCTCTTATTTTCTATATTTTTTCAACTTCTGTCCTTTACCGCTTCTACAGTTTTGATCGCAGCGTTCAGATCGTCATAAATGATATTACCGACAACAACGGTATCGGCGTGTTCTGCCATCTCGGCTGCCTGTTCAGGTGTTGTGATTCCTCCGCCATAATAAAAAACAGTATTTTCGAGCGTATGTTTCACTTTTTTCGCAATCTCCGGATCACCATACATCCCGCTGTATTCCAAATAAAAGATGGGAAGCTGAAACATTTTTTCAGCCAAGCGGGCATATGCTACAACATCATCTGCTGTTAGACTTGCATCCGCTTTTGAACGTTCAGCCGCTTTGCAGTCTGGGTTCACGATGCAATAGCCTTCCGTAATGATCTCATCCCAATTCATAATATCGCCAAACTCTTTTAATGCTTGTGTGTGAAGACCCGTTATGAAATTAGCATCCTTCGCGTTTAAAACGGTTGGAATATAGTAAAAATCAAACCCTGGTGTGAGTGATTCTATGTTTGAAACTTCGAGCACACATGGAACAGCAAATCTGCGGATCCGTGATAAAAGATCGAGCGTGTTATCAAGCGTCACTCCTTCAGAGCCGCCTACAATGACAGCGTCCGTTCCACTCTCGCAAACAATCTCGAGGTTACTGTCACTAATCTCTTTATCTGGGTCAAGCTTAAACACATGCTTCCATTTTCTATAATCAAACATCGTGTTCTTCCTTTCATATAAAAGAAAACTTAGCTGATACAAAGCCTTATCGTTCAGCCTTAGCTGCACTTATACTACAGCCTTAAACTTGTCTCCTTCAGCTGATTAACCTTCTTCTGACAAGTTATCTAATCTGTAAGTAAAAAAGT
Protein-coding sequences here:
- the pcrA gene encoding DNA helicase PcrA, coding for MHQLIEKLLTGLNPEQKEAVKHTDGPLLLMAGAGSGKTRVLTHRIAYLMMEKEVAPWNILAITFTNKAAREMKERVAKITGPVAEEIWISTFHSMCVRILRRDIDRIGFNRNFTILDATDQLSVVKAVLKDLNYDPKKYEPRGILSQISSLKNELKTAADFAKVANGHFEGVVKEVYENYEKRLRKNQALDFDDLIMTTIQLFAKVPEVLEFYQRKFQYIHVDEYQDTNRAQYMLVKMLADRFRNLCVVGDSDQSIYGWRGADIANILSFEKDYDDAKVILLEQNYRSTKKILQAANKVIENNMNRKPKNLWTDNMDGAQITYYQGDDEQGESFYVTGKIREAVSAGKRSYNDVAILYRTNAQSRVIEEVLMKSNIPYNIVGGTKFYDRKEIKDILAYLRLISNPDDDISLQRIINVPKRGIGASSVDKVAQYAALNDLSMYQALQEVEQIGLTARAANTLKEFAEQITNWTRQQEYLSVTELVEEVLDKTGYREVLKAEKTIEAQSRLENIDEFISVTNDFEKKQEDKSLIAFLTDLALVADIDKLDEDPNEEKPKEAVVLMTLHSAKGLEFPMVFLMGLEEGVFPHSRALFEENEMEEERRLAYVGITRAEEELFLTNARMRTLYGRTTTNPESRFIAEIPSELLESEVKDKPSVPWGSSARSGGGSTPSFMSPKKKTVTPVYQSSGGEKLAWRVGDKVKHRKWETGTVVSMRGEGDSLELDIAFPQPVGVKRLLAKFAPIEKA
- a CDS encoding heptaprenylglyceryl phosphate synthase → MFDYRKWKHVFKLDPDKEISDSNLEIVCESGTDAVIVGGSEGVTLDNTLDLLSRIRRFAVPCVLEVSNIESLTPGFDFYYIPTVLNAKDANFITGLHTQALKEFGDIMNWDEIITEGYCIVNPDCKAAERSKADASLTADDVVAYARLAEKMFQLPIFYLEYSGMYGDPEIAKKVKHTLENTVFYYGGGITTPEQAAEMAEHADTVVVGNIIYDDLNAAIKTVEAVKDRS